In Juglans regia cultivar Chandler chromosome 13, Walnut 2.0, whole genome shotgun sequence, the DNA window AGCTAGTAAAGGAGCACAACACAAGACTAGAGAATTTTGctattacaaatttctcaagtGAGTCCCACCACTGGCTTATGTGGTTGATCAATATATACCTCCATTACTACAATCTATCCAACCTTTGACCCTTGAGAGACTCCTTTTGCGTTATTCCAATTCTACCGGATTAGGGAAAAACACGATCGATCGATCATCCAAGTCGGCAAGACATATATAGTTGTTATTTTTTCAACCAACTTCATATATAtcgatattaaaataaaactacgTACAGAAATGGGTGGGAAGATCCTAACAATTATCTGATCATTCCAATCAAAACATAGCatgcaaagaaataaaatgaagaaaatgagcaATGAATTCTAGCTGATCTAGGCCCAAGAGCTCTTGACAAAACCAAGGGCGACTTTTGAATAACTGAGAGAGTATGCATGCAGAAGTCATTGCTCTACATGCATATGTGATCAATTCATGTCATGGTCTACTAATTTGGTAGAGATATCCACTTTATTGTATTGCAAATCTTTAACATGGGAAGTACTTAACATGATATATAACACGATGGATCAAAATGATTGGAAATGGTGGTGTAGATTAGATCGATCTGAAAAGATCTAAGGTCATAGATTCTGCCGGAGCCTCCATGGTATAACGATACGAGTCATTCTATTCATGTGTTGTCTAGATCCAAGGTCATAGGTTTTGACTCAAGACACGTTATGTGCGAGGTTCTGTTGGGTGAAGTATGTAAAACATGGTCATCTCGTTCTAAGTTAGGAGGGCAGATCGGGATCGATGTTTTGGAGGAGTATTGTCGAAGGAATTATTGGTTTGTTACAAAATTCAAGATGGAAGGTGAGAGAAGGTAACGTGTCGTTGTGGCATGATAAATTTATGGGTGACAGTTCTTTGCATGAAGCAGTGGAAAGGGTTGAAGAGCCTCACATCTCAATAAAGGAGCTTGTGGTTCATGATGGCTGGGACGTTGAAAGATTGCAGGAGTTAGTAGGTGATTAGTTGGCGAGGGACGTAGTGGCCTCCGTGGGCGATTTGAAGGAGGTGAAGGATTTTTTGGTCTAGTTGTTGGAtaagaatggttttttttttcaacaaagtCGGCGTGAAATTTTATTCGCGTTAAGATGCCAAAGTTTGAATGGGCAAAGTGGGTTTGGAATAGTTGGCTTCCGAAAAATTTTTCTCTATGCATGTTGAAAGCTGCTTTTAATTGCTTGAGTATGGATGAACAGGTCTGTAAATTGGGAATCCCGATGGTTTCTTGTTGCAATTATTGTTTGGTGGGGCATTAGGAGGACTTGGAGCATATTCTGAGTAAGGGTGAGTTTGCAATGGAAGTGTGGAAGAAGGTTGGGGGAGGTGGTGATTCTGTTTGTCCCACGGCAGGGTTGGCGTGAAAGTGTCCAAGCTTGTTTCAATCTAGCTTCTTGGCAAACTCAGCTTGGGGTGATGATGGGTTTGATTCCATCCATTGTAGTATGGAGGTTGTGGCATGGGCGTTGTGTTGCTCAAATGGAAGATAAATGTGAAAATCTGGGGGTAGTTTGGGACTCGATAAAGTATTGGGTCCAAGTCTCGACTAGTAACATTTCTAAGGTGAGTAAGCTGTCGGCTCATGACATGTAGGTGCTGAAAAGATTGGAGGTGCCATTGGTGGAGTAGAGGTGCGCAAAACTGCAAGTGGTGCAGTGGTCCAAGCCAAGTCCAAGAAGAGTGAAATTAAATCTGGATGGAAGTAGTTTAGATAATCTGGGTCCTAGTGGATGGGGCGGTGTTTTACGTGATAATGAAGGAAATTTAGTCTttgctttctcaaaattttttgggCATTGTTCTAATAATGAAGCTAAGTTACGAGCAGTGTTAGAGGGTTTATCTTTTTGTAAACAGTTGGGACATTTTTTGATTGATATAGAGTGTGATTCATTGGTACTGGTGGTGTTATGGATTATGGCTAGAGAGTGCACAATTTGGAGTTATTGGATGATCATTTGATTTCTCTATTAAACATTGTTTTAGAGAAGGTAATAAAGTGGCTGATTATCTAGCGAGAAGTGGCTCTTTGGGGGAGAATAAGTTGTTTATGGACATTGGTCAGTTTCCACGGGATTTGAGAGGTTTGTATAGATTGGATAAATTGGGTTTGGCCTCCATCCATAGTAGCTAGTGATTGTATAGTTTTTTGCTTCATGTTTTTATGTTCTGGGTGAGgtgggttttttatttgttgggatgtgattctttgtttttattgaaGGTTTTCCTCCGTTAGAAGTGAGGGTTAATAAAGGTTAGGAGGTGCCGTCctcctttttatatatataaaaaaaaagtcaaaaaatgataaattaatattttactattttttgaatttatatagtaaaattatgtatttgaactttttatatttagaatACTCTTTGAAATTAATTGTTGATGCTTAGTCTTTTTATATACTTTAGTtgcatgaaatataaataatcgTTATAATCTACAATATTTATGCGATTATATATGGAGAATGGTGATTTTGTTGAAATAAAATCGAATTGTAAGTAAGCACATGTTGATCATCAGGTTTATTTAACAAATATGCTGGAGATccatatactaaaaaaaatatgattaccATTCGATCTTGGCGATGGAGATCAAAATATTGGAAGATCAGCATATTTATATGCAATTTGTAAAGCAGTACGTACGTAGTAAattaaccatatatatgtatataattttccaAAACGACAATTTAGAAAAACATAGTCATCACATGCACGTTAGATCAAAGCCGAAAAAATAAAGGTTCAACAAACAgcagaaaaattctgaaaacaTGTACACATGCTTTGACCAAAGAAACGACTCCACTTGCGGACAGACGCAGTTCACCAATTCCTATATAATTATCAATGGTCCATTCTGGTGGGGCTgcttaataaaaagaaatagctCCGAATACATGCATCATGATATGgatcatttcatatatatatatatatatatatatatatatatataagtagccGATCATCTGCATGCATCCTATATCTATGTtactttaattaatataattaaaatcacTCAAATTTCAAAGAATATTTACTCCTACCAAGAAATTTATTAGATCATGAGTCCGGTCAAATAAtccaagctatatatatatatatataattaaaccgATGCTAATTAATACAATAATTACTTTACGAACCTTCATCATCATGTTGATGACTCCACAATTTTTCACCCTTCGTTGATACACGAAGgtacaataatatttaattaataatttgttaaaataaacATTCTTTTGTCCACACTAATCTCACTGATTTACGTGCCGTTTACGACATCAAACATAGAATAAAGACGCTGGCGCCTGACGGCTAGCTATGGCCATCACGCCGCCTCGTGACTGTTTTGAAGGACCCAACTTCAAATATCAAATCCTCACGGCCTTTATAATTACCCACCCACGCAATGGATTCTAATTTCAGTGACTCAGTCTCCCTTTTATAACCAGGGTCcaaaaacctctctctctctctctctctccgaatTAATGGATAGCTaccaaacatttttttcttgttcatctGCAACACCACCAGCTTCTTCCTTGTCACTGAACATGGCCGATTCTCATGCTCATAACGAGTTCCAAGGTAGCAAGACTAATGGGTTCTTCGGACTGATGTCGGAGATGGATCAACTTCCAGTTTCAAACGCAAATAATGTTCCTCAGAGCAGAAGCTTATTTGTGGGGTCTGAAAGTACTGATGATGACGTGAAGTTAGCAGGGAAGAAAAATGTGGGAAAGAAAGTAAGAAAGCCAAGATATGCCTTTCAAACAAGGAGCCAGGTCGATATACTGGATGATGGGTATAGATGGAGGAAATATGGGCAAAAGGCAGTGAAGAACAACAAATTTCCGAGGTACGTACGCACGTAGTTAAATTCCATTTcatattgttataaaattaatttcatacCTAGCTAATATATCTcacaaatcatatataattatatataccatTGTGTGACCAAATCAGGCATGCATaatattgcatatttttgtgtgtgtttgtgtgtatatgtatatattaatatcgtTTAATCGCAGAAAAAAAATTCCGGCTTAATTTGCGTCCAGATCTATATAATTAACCAACACCAATCAgaatcaaagattcaaaacctAGTCGAGACAAACAAATggtatatttcatattttttccaaTCGTCATgtgaaaatcttaaaaaatgagggtagagagagagagatcagag includes these proteins:
- the LOC109003208 gene encoding probable WRKY transcription factor 75; translation: MDSYQTFFSCSSATPPASSLSLNMADSHAHNEFQGSKTNGFFGLMSEMDQLPVSNANNVPQSRSLFVGSESTDDDVKLAGKKNVGKKVRKPRYAFQTRSQVDILDDGYRWRKYGQKAVKNNKFPRSYYRCTYQGCSVKKQVQRLTKDEGIVVTTYEGMHSHPIEKSTDNFEHILSQMQIYASF